In Tistrella mobilis, the genomic window GCATCGGCGAAGGCGCGGTTGATCAGCCCCTGACCGTCATTGATCGCGGGCTTGGTGCCCGAAAGATAGACCCGCTTGCCGTCGAAGCGCGACAGGTCGACCTGGGTGTCGGCGGCGATGATCACCAGATCGGCGGCGCGGATCTCGTCGGCCGTCAGCCCGTCCCGCGCGCCCACCGAGCCTTGCGTCTCCACCCGAGCCTCGTGCCCCAGCGCCTTCGCCGCCTGAAGGATGCCCTCGGCAGCCATGAAGGTATGGGCGATGCCGGTCGGGCACGAGGTGATGGCGACGATCCGCCGGCCGCCTTCCGGTGCCGCGGCTGCGGCCCTGGCGGGCGCAGCCTTGCCCGCCAGGGCGCGGCCGAGCACCGCCGCCGGATCCCGCAGCACGTCATCGACGGTTGCGGCCGTCACGGCCTTGCCGGCAAAGCGCGGATCATTGCCGCTGCCGCCGACCGCCAGCACCGCATCGGCGCCGGCGATGGCGGCGGCTTCCAGCACGTCGCGCGCCGTCTCGCCGTCGTGGAATTCGATCGCGATCGCATGACCGCCGTCATGGGCGTGCTTGCGCAGCGCTTCCGCCGCCAGCACCGCCCTTGTGCCGAGCCGTTCGGTCCCGGCCTCTTCGGCCGTGATCACGGCCACCAGTTTCGACATGTTTCCCCCTTCTGCCGCGCAATGCGGCAGCGGATCAGTTCCGGACCTGAAGACGGTCGGCGATATCGGCCTCGGCCAGATGCACGCGGGCCATGGCCGCCTCGACCACGCCCCGTGGCGGCAGATGCGGCCCCACAAGGCCAAGCTTGGTCGCGGCGAAGGCGGTGCCGGCGCGGGCGATCCGCTCCAGATCCCCCCCCTCTGCCTGAGCGGCGACGATGCCGGCGACCATGGCATCACCCGCCCCCACCGTACTCAGCACCCGCTCGGGCGGCAGGCCGGCATGGATCGCGCGGGTGGCGGTCACGAACAGGGCCCCCTCCGCCCCCATCGAGACCACCACCAGCGCGATCCCCCGCGCAACGAGGCCCTGCGCCGCCGCCAGCAGATCGGCCCTGGTTTCAAGCCGCCGGCCGGCCCAGGCGGCAAGCTCGTCCCGGTTGGGCTTCACGCAGTCGGGCAGCGCATCCTCGTCGGCACCCAGGGCGGCGGCGAGCGGCGCGCCGCTCGTATCCAGCACCACCCGGGCGCCGCGGGCGCGGAGCCTGCGGCAGAGATCGGGATAGATGTCCACCGCCACCCCTGACGGCAGGCTGCCGGCCAGCACCACCACCGATTCCGGCCCCGCCACCTCGTCGAGCACGCTGCGAAGCCGGCCGAGATCGGCCGCCCCGACGCCAAGCCCGGGCAGGTTGATGTCGGTGGTATCCGCAGCCGCCAGATCCGCCAGCTTCACATTGACCCGGGTCTCCCCCGGAACCCTGAGGAAGCGGTCAGCGATGCGCCCGGCGGCGAACAGCCCGTCGAAGGCCGCGGCATTGTCGCGCCCCAGGATGCCGGTCGCGGTGACCCGGAACCCCCAATCGGCCAGACAGCTTGCGACATTGACGCCCTTGCCGCCGGGGCTGCGTTCCACCCGCTTCGCCCGATGAACCTCTCCCGGCACCAGATGGTCGATCACGATCGTCTGGTCGATCGCCGGGTTGAGGGTGACGGTGATGATTGCCGCCGTCATGCGCCGAGCCTCGCCTCCAGCGCCCGGACGTCGGCGGCGGTGCCGGCGGCGAGGGCCTCGTCGGCCAGCGCCTTCAGCGCCCCGTGGTCCAGACCGCGCAGCCGGGCCTTGACCGCCGGAATGTCCCGCGGGGTCATCGACAGCTCGCGCACGCCAAGGCCTGCAAGCAGCGCCGCGCCGAAGGGATCGCCGGCGATACCGCCGCAGACGCCGACCCAGCGGCCGGCACGGGCGGCGCCGTCGACCGTCATCCGGATCAGACGCAGCACGGCCGGGTGCAGGCTGTCCGCCTCGGCGGCCAGCTCCGGATGCTGGCGGTCGATCGCCAGGCCGTACTGGGTGAGATCATTGGTGCCGATCGAAAAGAAATCGACATGGGGTGCAAAGACATCCGCCTGCACGGCCGTCGACGGCACCTCGACCATGATGCCGAGCGGTACCTCGGGTGCATCGAGATCGGCGCGGATACGGTCGGCGATCCGGCGCAGTTCCAGCACCTCGCCCAGCGAGGTGATCATGGGGAACATGATCGAGAGCCTTGCGCCGTCGCGGGCCGCGCGATAGAGCGCGCGCAGCTGCGGCTCCAGCAGATCGGGCCGGCGCAGCAGCAGCCGGGCGCCGCGCACGCCAAGGAACGGGTTCTCTTCATGCGGCAGATGCAGATGCGCCACCTGCTTGTCGCCGCCGATATCGAGCGCCCGCACGATCAGCGGCCGGCCGTCGAGGGCAGCCGCCATGTCGCGATAGAAGGCGTATTGTTCGTCTTCGTCCGGCGTGCGGTCGCGTTCGAGGAACAGGAATTCCGTCCGCATCAGTCCGACGCCTTCAGCCCCCTGATCGAGCGCCAGCGGCACCTGGTCGGGACGGTTGACATTGGCACCGATCTCGACGGTGTGGCCGTCGGTTGTCCGGGCCGGCAGGCCGCGTTCCTCCGCCTCCCGCGCCCGCAGGGCCGCCTGCTCGTCGGCCCAGGTCCGGGCGGCGGCGAGGGCCGCCTCGGACGGGTCGACATAGAGCCGCCCGGCCTGGCCGTCCAGGATCACCTGCGTGCCGGGGGCGAGGTCGAGCAGCGCGCCACCCGCGGCCACCATCGCCGGCAGGCCGAGCGTGCGCGCCAGAATCGCGGTATGGGAGGTGGGGCCGCCCTGGGCGGTGGCGAGACCGATCACCTTGCCCGTATCCAGCCCGGCCGTGTCGGAGGGGGAGAGATCGGCGGCCAGCAGGATCACCGGCCCCTCGGGCAGGTCGCCGATGCCGCCCTGGGCCAGGCCCGGTTCGATCCGCAGCAGAACCCGCCGGCCGACATCGCGCAGATCCGCAGCCCGGGCCGCGAGCACCGGATTGTCGGAGGCCGCCAGCCGGCCGGCCAGCCGCTCCACCGCCTCGTGCCACGACCAGGCGACGCCATGGCCTTCGACCATCAGCTGACAGGCGAGCGTCACCAGATCGGCATCGTTCAGCAGTTCGGCCTGGGCCTCGAAGATCTTCGCTTCGGCAGCCCCCAGCCGGCGGGAGGTGTCGTCCGCCAGAACCTTGAGCTGTTCGCGGGTCAATTGCAGCGCGCCATGGAGCGCATCGCCGCCCTCGATCAGCGGCACCGGCCGGTCCGGCACGGTGATCGGGCCGGATGCCAGCACATGAACGCGGCCGATGGCGAGGCCGGGGGAAGCGGGCAGGCCCGCCACCGGCACCAGCCCGGCATCGGCGGGCGGGGTCCAGCCGGCAACCGGTGCGGCGGCCCGCTCGGCCGCTCGGGCGGCTGCCGCCCGCTCCTCCTGCCCCAGGCGGTCCATCACCGCCTTCATCTGCTGCAGCGCCCGGGCGGCATCGGCCCCGTCGGCCGAAACCCGGACGCTGTCGCCCTGCTTCAGGCCAAGCTGGAGCAGGGGGATCATGTTTTTGGCGTCCGCCGCCTCGCCGCCATGACGGATGCGGATCCGGGCCTGGAACCGCCGGGCCGTATCGGCCCAGACAGAGGCGGGGCGGGCATGAAGGCCGGTCGGGTAGTCGACCGTCCAGTCGAAACCTTCGGCGAAGTCGGCCACGTCGCCGGCCGCGGCAGCCGGCCCGTCTTCGCCGGCCAGTGCCCCGATGATGTCTTCGACCCGGGTGGTGCGGGTAAGCCGGGCAAGCCGCGCCTCGTCGTTCAGCAGCCGGGTCAGACGGCGCAGAATCGCGATATGGGCATCGGATTTTGCCGCGATCGCCACCACCAGACGGGCCGTCTGGCCGTCATTCCAGGTCACGCCGTCGGGCACCTGCAGCACCGCGACGGCATTGCCGTGGACCAGTGCCCGGTCGTCGACCATGCCATGGGGGATGGCCACGCCCGCCCCCAGAAAGGTGTTCGCCACCGCCTCGCGCTTCAGCATGCTCTCGACATAGGCCGGCGCGCAGATGCCGGCGGCGACCAGCATCTGCGCCGCCTCGCGAATGGCTGTCGGCTTGTCGGCCGGGGCAGCCCCCAGCCGGATGAGATCACGACGGATGGCGGCGGCGCCATCAGCCGGCGGCGCGAAGGGCTCGGGGGCTGGCGTCATCGTCTGGTCTTCCTCCCCTGCCCGGCCATCTGCATCGGGCCCCTGTTTTCGGGACCACCGGGCGTGTCGACAGGCACGCAGCCGGGGCGGCCCGCCTGGCCGATCTCGGGGCGTGCGGAATTTTCGTGCCGGATGGCACCTCGGGGTGAATTGAAATCGATTACACAAACACTGTCAAGACAGCACCCTTTCACACATATGCTGCACCGCAGCAAATGCTTGCATTCCGCCAGCCGATGGGCGAAAATTCAGCCTACGAAGCTGAAAACGATTTCAGGTCATGTCCACGCTCAAGGCCAGAATCAAGGATGTCGCCCGCGAAGCCGGGGTCTCGGTCGCAACCGTATCCCGGGTGCTGACCGGCGGCCCGGTCAGCACGCAGTTGCGCGACAAGGTCGATGCGGCGATCCGCGCCACCGGCTACCGGCCCAATCTCTCGGCGCGCCGGCTGCGCTCTCAGCACAGCCGGACGATCGGCCTGATCGTGTCCGACATCCGCAACCCCTTCTTCACCGCGGTCAGCCGTGCCGTCGAAGATGCCGCCTACGAGGCCGGCATGCGGGTCATCCTGTGCAACACCGACGAAAACCCTGAAAAGGAGGCGATGTATCTGCGCCTCATGCAGGAAGAGCGGGTGACCGGGCTGATCTTCGCGCCCACCCGCACCTCGGCCGAAGCCCTGTCGCAGACCGCGCTGGATTTCCCGGCGGTGCTGATCGATCGCGTCGGCCCGCCGGGCCTGCACGATGCGGTGGTGCTCGACAACGCCGCCGCCGCCCATACCCTGGTCTCGCATCTGATGGAACAGGGCTATCGCCGGATCGGCGGCCTGTTCGGCAATACGAGTACGACGGGCATCGAGCGCCATGCCGGCTTTGCCGCAGCCCTGGCCGCCCGGGGCCTGGCGGCACCCGCCCGTTTCATCCCGCCCACCGCAGATGCGGGCGAGGCAGAGTTGCTGGACTGGATGCAGTCGTCCGATCGCCCGGATGCACTGATCGCAAGCAACGGCCAGCTGCTGCTGGGCGTCGCCCGGGCCATCCGCCGCCTGGGGCTCAGCATGCCCCACGATCTGGCGGTTGCCGGTTTCGATAACGAGACCTGGACCAGCCTGGTCGGCCCCGGCCTGACCGTCATCGAACAGCCGGTTCACGAGATCGGCACCACTGCCATGTCGCTGCTGTTCGATCGGCTGCAGCGCCCCGGCGGCCCTGCCCGCAAGATGGTGCTCTCGGGCCGGCCGATCCTGCGCGGCTCCACCGGCGCACGGCTGCGCGCCGTCGCAAACTGATCCACCCGGCCCGGCCCTGCCGGGCTGTTTTCTGCCTCGACTCATCCCCTCCAGGGGGATAGGATCCAGGTCATGACAGAGCATCCGCATCTCCATGCCAGCCATCCGGACGTGATCAAGCGCCTGAAGCGCGCCGAGGGCCATCTGCGCAGCGTCGTGCAGATGATCGAGGCCGGGCGCCCCTGCCTCGACGTCGCCCAGCAGCTCCATGCGGTCGAAAAGGCGGTGGCACAGGCCAAACGCACCCTGATCCAGGATCATCTGGACCACTGCCTCGACGATGTCGCGGCACCGCTGGATGGGGCGCGGCGGCAGGTGCTCACCGACTTCAAGGCAATCGCAAAGTATCTCTGACCTCCCGGAATCCCCGACCTCCCGGAGAACCC contains:
- a CDS encoding metal-sensing transcriptional repressor; translation: MTEHPHLHASHPDVIKRLKRAEGHLRSVVQMIEAGRPCLDVAQQLHAVEKAVAQAKRTLIQDHLDHCLDDVAAPLDGARRQVLTDFKAIAKYL
- the ptsP gene encoding phosphoenolpyruvate--protein phosphotransferase, whose amino-acid sequence is MTPAPEPFAPPADGAAAIRRDLIRLGAAPADKPTAIREAAQMLVAAGICAPAYVESMLKREAVANTFLGAGVAIPHGMVDDRALVHGNAVAVLQVPDGVTWNDGQTARLVVAIAAKSDAHIAILRRLTRLLNDEARLARLTRTTRVEDIIGALAGEDGPAAAAGDVADFAEGFDWTVDYPTGLHARPASVWADTARRFQARIRIRHGGEAADAKNMIPLLQLGLKQGDSVRVSADGADAARALQQMKAVMDRLGQEERAAAARAAERAAAPVAGWTPPADAGLVPVAGLPASPGLAIGRVHVLASGPITVPDRPVPLIEGGDALHGALQLTREQLKVLADDTSRRLGAAEAKIFEAQAELLNDADLVTLACQLMVEGHGVAWSWHEAVERLAGRLAASDNPVLAARAADLRDVGRRVLLRIEPGLAQGGIGDLPEGPVILLAADLSPSDTAGLDTGKVIGLATAQGGPTSHTAILARTLGLPAMVAAGGALLDLAPGTQVILDGQAGRLYVDPSEAALAAARTWADEQAALRAREAEERGLPARTTDGHTVEIGANVNRPDQVPLALDQGAEGVGLMRTEFLFLERDRTPDEDEQYAFYRDMAAALDGRPLIVRALDIGGDKQVAHLHLPHEENPFLGVRGARLLLRRPDLLEPQLRALYRAARDGARLSIMFPMITSLGEVLELRRIADRIRADLDAPEVPLGIMVEVPSTAVQADVFAPHVDFFSIGTNDLTQYGLAIDRQHPELAAEADSLHPAVLRLIRMTVDGAARAGRWVGVCGGIAGDPFGAALLAGLGVRELSMTPRDIPAVKARLRGLDHGALKALADEALAAGTAADVRALEARLGA
- a CDS encoding LacI family DNA-binding transcriptional regulator, whose product is MSTLKARIKDVAREAGVSVATVSRVLTGGPVSTQLRDKVDAAIRATGYRPNLSARRLRSQHSRTIGLIVSDIRNPFFTAVSRAVEDAAYEAGMRVILCNTDENPEKEAMYLRLMQEERVTGLIFAPTRTSAEALSQTALDFPAVLIDRVGPPGLHDAVVLDNAAAAHTLVSHLMEQGYRRIGGLFGNTSTTGIERHAGFAAALAARGLAAPARFIPPTADAGEAELLDWMQSSDRPDALIASNGQLLLGVARAIRRLGLSMPHDLAVAGFDNETWTSLVGPGLTVIEQPVHEIGTTAMSLLFDRLQRPGGPARKMVLSGRPILRGSTGARLRAVAN
- the pfkB gene encoding 1-phosphofructokinase — encoded protein: MTAAIITVTLNPAIDQTIVIDHLVPGEVHRAKRVERSPGGKGVNVASCLADWGFRVTATGILGRDNAAAFDGLFAAGRIADRFLRVPGETRVNVKLADLAAADTTDINLPGLGVGAADLGRLRSVLDEVAGPESVVVLAGSLPSGVAVDIYPDLCRRLRARGARVVLDTSGAPLAAALGADEDALPDCVKPNRDELAAWAGRRLETRADLLAAAQGLVARGIALVVVSMGAEGALFVTATRAIHAGLPPERVLSTVGAGDAMVAGIVAAQAEGGDLERIARAGTAFAATKLGLVGPHLPPRGVVEAAMARVHLAEADIADRLQVRN